The genomic region AGGCCAGAGAAGCAAAGAGTAGACTATGGGTTGAGGTCCATACAGCCTTATCTACTTTATCTAAAGGTTCCATAAACTTTTGTTATATAACTTGGTTATAAATCTACTTTATACATTATGGCTCGAAGTATGGATGGCTGCCCTTGGCCATGTAATGACTGAAATAAACACCGTGATGAGAGCAACCAGATTAATGATGTCGATTATCTTGGCCATTCCCAAGATACCCATGTATTGCATTGCTATCCCCGTGATGACTTCCGCAATGCCTCCCACAAGCCCGCCTATGTTATAGGACATTCCCGACAAGAGCCCCCTAACCTCCACGGGAACGGAGTGGGCAAGGAGAAGCGGTATCAGGGGCCAGAATCCGCACGATGAGGCATAAACCATCGTAGAGATGATTGAGGCAAGAGGGCCTAGGTTGATGAATCCAGGAACGGTAAAGAAGAGGGATACTGTGAGCGTAACCAGGGCAGAAAGGATTAGTTTCCTTACGTTTATCCTGTCTGCAAGGCGACCAAACACGATAAAGGATATTGCAAGTCCTACGTTGGAGATCAGTAGTGTTAACCCTAAAGTAGAGGGAGAGATTCCAATTAATTTTTCCGCAAAGGTTGGATAATTTCCGAAAACAGAGAAGTAGGCTACAAACATCCCTGACATTGCCAAGGTAGACTTAAGGATGAGGTTTAGGTAATCCCTGTACTCAACTTTTACCTTGGATACCCTTGTGGGTTTGGATTCTGGAACCTTCAGTTTCATGTAAGGTACCAGAAGGAGGGGAAACGTTCCAGTGGCTAGAAAGATTCTCCAATCCTCCGAAATGAGAGGTGAAAAGTAGATGTACATTGCCCCTGTGAGCGCGTAACCCATTCCATACCCAGACTGGACTATCCCTGTAAGTATTCCCCTGACTGATACGGGGGCACTCTCATAGGCTATTACTGTTCCAGCAGTCCACTCTCCTCCCATGAATACTCCCTCAAACAGTCTCGCCAGGAAAAGTACTATCACGTTTGGGGAAAAGGCCATAATCCCATGAGACAACGAATACCCCAACGTAGTGAATATCAGGACAGGTTTCCTTCCGTACTTGTCCGAAAACCTTCCAAAGAGTGTACCTCCAACCACCCTCCCCAATAGTCCAAAGGAAAAGAGTAGGGAAACCATTACATAGCCTATGTGAAATGTGCTTTCAATATATTGATAAACGTAAGTAATAATTAGCAGGTCATAAATATTTCCTGCCCATGCGATTGTGGAGGCAAGTGTTGCGTGTAGGTACGGTTTCATTTCGAAAAAATGGTTCAAACAAAACTTAATAAATTTCTTGTGTCACGGCACCTCTTTAAGAATCAAG from Metallosphaera sedula DSM 5348 harbors:
- a CDS encoding MFS transporter, with translation MKPYLHATLASTIAWAGNIYDLLIITYVYQYIESTFHIGYVMVSLLFSFGLLGRVVGGTLFGRFSDKYGRKPVLIFTTLGYSLSHGIMAFSPNVIVLFLARLFEGVFMGGEWTAGTVIAYESAPVSVRGILTGIVQSGYGMGYALTGAMYIYFSPLISEDWRIFLATGTFPLLLVPYMKLKVPESKPTRVSKVKVEYRDYLNLILKSTLAMSGMFVAYFSVFGNYPTFAEKLIGISPSTLGLTLLISNVGLAISFIVFGRLADRINVRKLILSALVTLTVSLFFTVPGFINLGPLASIISTMVYASSCGFWPLIPLLLAHSVPVEVRGLLSGMSYNIGGLVGGIAEVITGIAMQYMGILGMAKIIDIINLVALITVFISVITWPRAAIHTSSHNV